The following coding sequences lie in one Falco naumanni isolate bFalNau1 chromosome 18, bFalNau1.pat, whole genome shotgun sequence genomic window:
- the LOC121098769 gene encoding inactive phospholipase C-like protein 2, whose product MAEGPRGAPPPGSPRPAVPLPNGPRGGGGGGGSPGSGSGSSSREDSAERSPAPAAPRASIMKDGSRQRPPQKKKTVSFSTMPNDRKINSTAACISFMLEGCELKKVRSNSRMYSRFFVLDADMRSVRWEPSKKDSEKAKIEIKSVKEVRVGKKTPVLRSNGLSDQFPDECAFSIIYGDNYESLDLVASSADVVSAWVMGLRYLVSYGKHTPEAPGTGHPSLRTSWISSVFDLADLEKSGRIPVSRAVQLIKALNPGMKTSTIELKFKELQKASERPGAEVACDLFVEAYCELCTRPEIFFLLVQFSSNKEYLGLKDLLMFLEVEQGMEGVTEEKCLEIVGKYEPSKEGREKGYLAIDGFTRYLLSADCSIFDPQHRKVCQDMAQPLSHYYISSAHSACLLEDNFWGRSDISGYISALGLGCRSIELVLWDGPEGEPVVYTSPSAASCVPFRAVVGLIDQHAFTASAYPLILCLVVRCSAPQQRLAAQCLRKTLGEKLYLEPPNPAASYLPSPEQLKGRILIKGKKLPPGCEDSEGEVSDEEEGWELARRLGQEDREVPEGGGPRRVRLSRELSELVSLCQAVPFQDFESSRRGQRYWEMCSFSEVEAGRFANECPAELVSYNKRFLSRVYPSPMRIDASNMNPQDFWKCGCQMVAMNYQTPGLMMDLNAGWFRQNGACGYVLRPAIMREEVSYFSANAKDSLPGVPAQLLHLKVISGQNLPKPKGSGAKGEVVEPYVCAEIHGIPADCAEHRTKTALQSGDNPVFDESLEFQINLPELAVLRFVVLDDDYIGDEFIAQYTIPFECLQPGYRHVPLQSLAGEPLPHATLFVHVAITDRRGGGKGHRRGLAGRRGRRVREYTSTKATGIKAIDEVFRTATQPLREATDLRENVQNALVSFKELCGLTPAANMKQCILTVATWLLHSDSAPSVTLNLAEQYPPMEAQGPIPDLLRKVLTAYETMIQTSRTLIESADGVYGKLIQAQQAGMDFHKELHRIEAKEGLRGRKLQKALESFAWNITVLKGQADLLKHAKAEALDNLWQIHNAGQSCGIGRNGSASPEPSRLRAPLEPIPETEGGGDTASC is encoded by the exons GATGGCTCCCGGCAGCGGCCGCCGCAGAAGAAGAAAACGGTGTCCTTCAGCACCATGCCCAATGACCGCAAGATCAACAGCACGGCTGCCTGCATCTCCTTCATGCTGGAGGGCTGTGAGCTGAAGAAGGTGCGCTCCAACTCCCGCATGTACAGCCGCTTCTTTGTGCTGGATGCTGACATGCGCTCCGTACGTTGGGAGCCCTCCAAGAAGGACTCGGAGAAAGCCAAGATCGAGATCAAGTCGGTCAAAGAGGTGCGCGTGGGCAAGAAGACACCCGTCCTGCGCAGCAATGGCCTCTCCGACCAGTTCCCAGATGAGTGCGCCTTCTCCATCATCTACGGAGACAACTATGAGTCCCTGGACCTGGTGGCCAGCTCGGCTGACGTGGTGAGCGCCTGGGTGATGGGACTCCGGTACTTGGTGTCCTATGGGAAGCACACTCCCGAGGCACCCGGGACCGGCCACCCCAGCCTCCGAACCTCCTGGATCTCCTCCGTCTTTGACCTCGCCGACCTGGAGAAATCTGGCCGCATCCCTGTGTCCCGGGCTGTGCAGCTGATCAAAGCGCTCAACCCAGGCATGAAGACGTCCACCATCGAGCTGAAGTtcaaggagctgcagaaggcCAGCGAGCGTCCCGGTGCGGAGGTGGCCTGCGACCTCTTTGTGGAGGCGTACTGCGAGCTCTGCACCCGCCCCGAGATCTTCTTCCTGCTGGTGCAGTTCTCCAGCAACAAGGAGTACCTGGGTCTGAAGGACCTGCTCATGTTCCTGGAAGTGGAGCAGGGCATGGAGGGGGTGACGGAGGAGAAGTGCTTGGAGATCGTCGGCAAGTACGAGCCCTCCAAGGAGGGCCGGGAGAAGGGCTACCTGGCCATCGACGGCTTCACGCGCTACCTGCTCTCCGCTGACTGCTCCATCTTCGACCCGCAGCACCGCAAGGTGTGCCAGGACATGGCGCAGCCCCTCTCCCACTACTACATCAGCTCTGCCCACAGTGCCTGCCTGCTGGAGGACAACTTCTGGGGCCGCTCGGACATCAGTGGCTACATCAGCGCCCTGGGCCTGGGCTGCCGCAGCATCGAGCTGGTGCTGTGGGATGGCCCCGAGGGCGAGCCCGTGGTCTACACCAGCCCCTCGGCCGCCTCCTGCGTGCCCTTCCGTGCCGTGGTGGGGCTGATCGACCAGCACGCCTTCACCGCCTCCGCCTATCCCCTCATCCTCTGCCTGGTGGTGCGCTGCtcagccccccagcagcgccTCGCCGCCCAGTGCCTGCGCAAGACACTGGGGGAGAAGCTGTACCTGGAGCCCCCCAACCCCGCCGCGTCCTACCTGCCCTCCCCAGAGCAGCTCAAGGGCCGCATCCTCATCAAGGGCAAGAAGCTGCCGCCCGGCTGTGAGGACAGCGAGGGGGAGGTGTCGGAtgaggaggaaggctgggagctggcacGGCGGCTGGGCCAGGAGGACCGGGAGGTGCCGGAGGGAGGTGGCCCGCGGCGGGTGCGCCTCAGCCGGGAGCTCTCGGAGCTGGTAAGCCTCTGCCAGGCTGTCCCCTTCCAGGACTTCGAGAGCTCACGGCGCGGGCAGCGCTACTGGGAGATGTGCTCCTTCAGCGAGGTGGAGGCAGGACGCTTCGCCAACGAGTGCCCGGCCGAGCTGGTGAGCTACAACAAGCGGTTCCTCTCCCGTGTCTATCCCAGCCCCATGCGCATTGACGCCAGCAACATGAACCCCCAGGACTTCTGGAAGTGCGGCTGCCAGATGGTGGCCATGAACTACCAGACGCCGGGGCTCATGATGGACCTGAACGCGGGCTGGTTCCGGCAGAACGGCGCGTGCGGCTACGTCCTCCGCCCCGCCATCATGCGGGAAGAGGTCTCCTACTTCAGTGCCAATGCCAAGGACTCCTTGCCCGGGgtgcctgcccagctcctgcacctCAAGGTCATCAGCGGGCAGAACCTGCCCAAGCCCAAGGGCTCAGGCGCCaagggggaggtggtggagccCTATGTCTGCGCCGAGATCCATGGCATCCCAGCTGACTGCGCCGAGCACCGCACCAAGACGGCCCTGCAGAGCGGGGACAACCCCGTCTTCGACGAGAGCCTGGAGTTCCAGATCAACCTGCCGGAGCTGGCCGTCCTGCGCTTTGTCGTGCTGGATGACGACTACATCGGAGACGAGTTCATTGCCCAGTACACCATCCCCTTCGAGTGCCTGCAGCCCGGCTACCGGCACGTCCCCCTCCAGTCCTTGGCTGGGgagcccctgccccacgccACCCTCTTTGTGCACGTGGCCATCACTGACCGCCGCGGCGGGGGCAAGGGGCACCgccgggggctggcagggcgccggggccgccgggTGCGGGAGTATACCTCCACCAAGGCCACTGGCATCAAGGCCATCGATGAGGTCTTTCGGACAGCCACCCAGCCACTGCGGGAGGCCACTGACCTGCGGGAGAACGTGCAG AATGCGCTGGTCTCCTTCAAGGAGCTGTGTGGGCTGACGCCCGCCGCCAACATGAAGCAATGCATCCTGACAGTGGCCACGTGGCTGCTACACAGTGACAGCGCGCCCAGCGTCACCCTCAACTTGGCAGAGCAGTACCCCCCCATGGAAGCCCAGGGCCCCATCCCAGACCTGCTGCGCAAGGTCCTCACCGCCTACGAGACG ATGATCCAGACCAGCCGGACGCTGATCGAGTCCGCCGATGGGGTGTACGGCAAGCTCATCCAGGCGCAGCAGGCAG GCATGGACTTCCACAAGGAGCTGCACCGCATCGAGGCCAaggaggggctgcggggccgcaAGCTGCAGAAGGCACTGGAGAGCTTCGCCTGGAACATCACCGTCCTGAAG GGCCAGGCTGACCTCCTCAAGCACGCCAAGGCGGAGGCGCTGGACAACCTGTGGCAGATCCACAACGCGGGACAGTCGTGCGGCATCGGCAGGAACGGCTCGGCCTCACCGGAGCCCTCCCGCCTGCGCGCCCCGCTGGAGCCCATCCCTGAGACAGAAGGAGGTGGTGACACAGCATCCTGCTGA
- the HCRT gene encoding orexin, which yields MPASPRDRLLPPGPGGIFGSTIVPGPIKWRLQRAAQGCPAGHAPVPLGRLKIPGRMEVPNTKRCPLLRQLQRAACLLLLLLLCSLAAARQSLPECCRQKTCSCRIYDLLYGMGNHAAGILTLGKRKSIPPAFQSRLYRLLHGSGNHAAGILTMGKRGEHPGMACHNASGCPIGTDAQPMLVLQGADASPASPRECQEHSGKDLTKSQAPGAAKSFY from the exons ATGCCCGCGTCTCCCAGAGACCGGCTGCTCCCGCCTGGCCCCGGCGGTATTTTTGGCAGCACTATTGTGCCGGGCCCTATAAAGTGGCGGCTGCAGCGGGCGGCACAGGGCTGCCCGGCGGGACATGCCCCGGTGCCGCTCGGCCGCCTGAAGATCCCAGGAAGGATGGAGGTGCCCAACACCAAG CGCTGCCCATTGCTCCGGCAGCTCCAGCGAGCTGCCTGCCtcttgctcctgctcctgctctgctccctggctgctgcccgGCAGAGTCTGCCGGAGTGCTGCCGGCAGAAGACCTGCTCCTGCCGCATCTATGACCTCCTGTACGGCATGGGCAACCACGCCGCCGGCATCCTCACGCTGGGCAAGAGGAAGAGCATCCCCCCGGCCTTCCAGAGCCGGCTCTACCGCCTGCTGCACGGCTCCGGCAACCACGCTGCGGGCATCCTCACCATGGGCAAGCGTGGGGAGCACCCTGGCATGGCGTGCCACAATGCATCGGGCTGCCCCATAGGCACGGACGCCCAGCCgatgctggtgctgcagggcgccgatgccagccctgccagccccagggaaTGCCAGGAACACTCAGGGAAGGACCTGACCAAGAGCCAGGCCCCAGGAGCGGCAAAGAGCTTTTACTga